TATGAATATCCATAAACCATAGCATGCATGATGCCTAAGCATACAATTACCTGCTCTGCCCGCCCACTTTCATAAACACGAATTTTGCTTTGCATTGTAGTCTCCAGTCGATATTGTTCCTGCACAATTGAAATGATCCTCTTACATATTCATATATCTAATagataatacaatttaaaatacaatattcaCCAGCTGTTTGCAATAATCTTTCCAGCTCTCCTCATTCAAACCAAAGTTGAAGTAGTCCGATATGTCCACGCCAGGATATTTCCATGGCTTTTCCTCAAAGCCATCAATGTCAAAATCAAATATGGTCCTGAAAATAATATTGAGGATTGATAATCATTCATCAGGAGTCAGGTCAAACCACATAGCTCAATTGGACAATGCATGGTAGTCCCATACTAAAATGGACAGCTCACAAATTAAAGACCAAACAAAAGGATTTATGTGACATGCAAACACAAAAGTTTGGGTATCACCTAACAACTATAGTTAATTTCAACTCACTAGATAAAGACATCAGCATGACAAGGCCTGGGATTAAACAGTGTATAAGGTGAAGATTGAAGAGCAGGATGATTGTGTAGTGATTATTCCATATAGGAGTTTATGCGATTATAAACCAAACAAACAGCTTGCTGAGGTAGAAGGTCAGATGGTACAGTACATGCACAGATGGCAATCAGAAGATGTCAAGTCTCAGAGGGGTGGGGTACATATTTCCCATTTCCAAGAAGCATCTGCTTTATAAATCTATCTAATTATTGAATATGGATTGACCAAAGTacagatttaaaattaatatgttacACAGATAATGGTATTCCACACAACACATAAATGTAGGAAAAGGGCTCATATATGCAACCTTAATGGAGCcgtactaaaaaaaaaattgcttttattcatataatttttaggaAGGGCAACGTCAACAGCCTTTTAGGCTATGGAAACAGCACCTGCATTTTGTACCATCTCAACAGGCTCTGTGTCTCCTGCAAGGTGGTGGATCTCAAGTTCAATTTCCACCATATTTGAGAAATATCATCAGGATCATAGTTGATCCAGAAGAGAGCATGCAGGAAAAACTACAGGCTGTTTTGAAATGGAGAAGCTCCCCTTGATGGCTGATCCCATCCGCCACCCATGACAGGTCTCATATGAGAACCCTAAATCTATCTCATACTTTCATTTAATTCAGGAATGCCTTAGAGCTTGCTGCATCTCACCTTATTTAATGAACTTAAGGAAATGGAAAAGATTCTAAAATCAAATCATCTAAAGTACTCTTTTACAAAGGCTTTAAGAACACATACATCTAATCCAAACCCAAGGTAGAATCTATAGCATGAGGATGAttcaagaaaatcaatgatGGTGTAACCCTAAATATTACCAAACATGGAATCATGTAAAGATGGAAGGTTTTGATCTATTGTTGATGAACTTGTCATTTATTACTCTTGTAACATGAGATTTTGAGCCTCTCTAGCAAATAGCAAGTCAGCCAGAACACCCAATGAAACATGGTAACAGACAATGAAGCAACAGCACATATATATGCTTCTCCTACTATAATGattagagagaaaagagaatttctacacacacacacacagagagggagagggagggagggagagaagaTGAAAGAATTGATACCCCCAAAAAGATTAAGAGCAAGAAAGTTTCTTGGCTTAGCGCTTTTCTTTTGGCCATGGGTCCATAGCATTGCATGTGTTATCCACATATGCAggtaagagagagaaagatgcAGACAACAAAGATGAAAGAAAAGCATGAAACCCTAAGAATATACAGCTAAGATCTTGAACACCCAGCAtagtttagaaattaaatttcaactCAACGGAGAGACAGTGAGCATCATattcaaatatatttgattaagtCAAATTCAGATGCTTGGAGcctcaaacacacacacacacacacatagtgTCAACAACTTTTATAGAATGTCACAGGACCATTGACCAAAAAAACTAGCTGTGACATTGTAAAAATCCAGCTAATGATgtaaataatttacaaacaacttAAATGCAagataattgataaaaacaaaataatgtaaTGAAACTCAGTGAGAGAAAAAACCAGTTGATGAATTTAAGTGAAAATTACTTGTGGGAAGGAAGCGTGAATTCCATTCCACTGCCAAAACCCCTCCCTGCACCCCAAGCAGACCCCCCAAATCCTGGATGAAAGTTCTTTTGAGGGGCACCTTTTATTCCTACTGGTCGCCAGTCACCTCTACCTCGACCAGCTATAGCACCCATGTTCATAGGAGGACGGACTTGACCTGGAGTTCCTCCGGGACCAACACTAGTAGCTGCAGGCATCGGTGCTGCACCAGGTCTTACATACTGCATTCCAACAAAAAATAAGCCATAATGTTGACAGGGAgatgaaatgaaaataagaGGCTAGcccatcaaattaaaaagtaaaaataaatgaaaagccATTGGcaccaaattaaaaacaaaagtaagCCAGTGGCACCGAACAATTGCAGGTGAAGAGAACTCTACATACACAATTAACTTGCAACAATGATTCTTATTTGCACGGAGAAACTACAAGCTGGCATAAGTTAAGCATGGCTCATCAAAATTAAGCTTCCAATTTAGGAACATGCATATCAAAATTAAGGCTACTTTTCATCATGCTAGCAACAAACAACAGAATTGGCCCAAATCAAAACATGGGAAAAGGTCAACCTATTCAGCTTTAGAATATATGAAGTTCAAGCCCAAGATAGAATctgcaacaacaaagaagttaTAATTTTCCCTATGACGTGTTCCCTtggcaagaaaatgaaaaaaaaaaattgcacaaaGAGACAGGCAAGATGGTGAGACTCAAGGTATGGAAAGGAACTTTACAGCTGGGTGCCAAGGAGGAAGTGAGCAATAAGAGCAAAGACAGTAAGGATAGTTTCAAAAAGACCAGGCCAGAAACCACATATCAATTTGACCACTGGGGCTATTACAAGTTTtcaaccaaaagaaaaattattatgaaggtTCAATGGAAAGGCATCTCAAACATATGGATTCCAATTCCAAAAAGTAACATGTCAATGGAATTAACTAGTTGTAGATTTTGAGTTGGACAATTCAATGAATGAAGAGGAATAAATGAGTTTAGCTCAGTATAGTTCATGGCTATCTGAAGCAAATAATACCAGGAGAAAGATAAGCATATCCTATGTCATTGTAGGGTGCATCAAATAATACTACTTACTACCTCTAATATACCAGGGAAGATGTtcacttaaataatttttttggggaCTATCAAGACATAAATAATGGGCTGCAGGCCATTTGTTTGCAAAATTACATGCACATCTTCTTGGCCATAAGAAAATGGAGCAAATTTTACCAAGCATCTCAAGCAATTATTTACCTTCTCGGCTGTTCCTACCACAGCATTACCCCTATTATACAAATGCAATAGGTCAACCCAGATAAAGATTACAACAACCATGAACTTAATTGACACATTTGAGCATGGAGAGACATGCCTAGCTATAACAGCTCCCCATGCATCAACAACAAAGATATCTTGATCGTCATTTTCATCCTCACAATATCCACCTATTTAAACTGATGATTGCAAAGGCCAAAGATTGTTATTGTGACCCACAGAGAAAAAATGCTGACTGCAGGGCATTCTGACATGGTGGAGCAAAGGAGCCCTTCATAATCAAAGGCTAAACTTGAGCAGGGGAGGTAAAATGACAATCACGAAATCTAAGAGGAACCAATGCCAAAGTTTGTTGGCATGCCAAAAAATTCCACAGGATGTAATCTTGGTGCTAGCATCGTTGTCCATTGCATCTGTTCCCGAGCAATAATGTCATTGCAGGAGAATCCAAGGAAAAGTACTTACAATTAGAAAagcttttcaaattttcatatttGCATAACAACTAGGAATCTACCCAAGTGCTTACTTTATGAAAATCCCACGGCTGTTTCACCCAAGAGAAACATGTTTAACAATTGACTAAAAAATTCTCCACAAATACATGCTTCCCAGACACCAAAGCTCGTTCGAGAAATATCAACAATTGAGGTGAATGAAATTTTGCAAACCAATTAATCCTCGGTGGCTTACAGTATTTAGGAAATTTTGAACCTTGAAGCCAGATAATGTATCTAGAAGAAGCAATACGATGAAAAAAGCACATAAAATTCATGAGCATAATCAAGGAAATTTAAGaattttcattcaactttttcaAGTAATCATACATTTATAAGAAAAGGAACTATAAAACCCACTCATATCATATGTACAATAGTTACAAAAGCCCTGacttgcttttctttctttctttctttctttcttttaaagctCAACATAGAACATCAACAACTACAACACTGACCTTAAACTGAGAATGAAACGGATGATGATGATACACATGATTGCTATACCCAATCTTCGGTCCGACCACTGCATTTCCTTTCCCCACCGCTTCTCCTACTTCTTTCCTCTCGCCTTCTGCCCCACCTCCTGCAGCCGCAACCCCATCCTCACCGCCACCCCAATCCTGCTCCTCTATCGCTTGATTCGGTCCATCTCCATCAGCGACAATCACAAGCGGGTCCCCATCCTCGTCATCATCACCGATCTCTCTATCAATTCCCATGGTCCCGCCAGGATGAGTGTTATCATTCAACACTATTTGCAAATCATCCTCGCTATCACTCTCCTCCTCGTCTTGCCAATCGCCACCACCGCCACTGATCTCAGCAGAAGCTTCCCTCTTTCTAGAATCATCTTCCATCAATCCAGGGATAATCGGGCCCGAATCTTCAAGAATCCCAGTATTGACCTCCTCGATATCAAAACTGACCTCTGTGTCCTCGCCAATGGATCCTTTAATAGGCGATTCTGCATCTCCCAAAACCCTAATTCGAGGAGCTGAATAAGAGGTAATTTGAATAGAGTTTCGATTGGATGGATCAGGAGGATTGCCGTGGAGGATCTCGTCATCGTCGTCTTTGACGGCGTCGTTGATATCGATCGGACGGTGGAGAGAAGAGGGTGCAGAGAGAGGTTGTGTTGGTTGCGGAGTAGAGGATGAGGATGAAGAGAATGGACGTAAGACGTCAGTGTAGAGATCTCCAAATTCGTCGTCGTCTTCCAtcgtagagagagagagtgatagAGAGAGTTCTTGGTTTTTCAGAGAGAAGTAAAGAGAAGAAAGCTAGCGAGACAAAGGGTTTTGAGGTTCGGGGGACGTGTTTGTTTCGTGTTTTATTTGTGAAGTAATGAGAATGGCGAGAGGCGGTTGGTTTGGGTCGTAGTTACGAGCCCCGGCAGCTTCCTTTGGTTTGGGTCAGGCACTTAATGGATCAATTAGAGTTTTGATCAAGCCGAGTTATtggaaaaatctttttttgtatTCAACATGGTAATCTTTGTTTAAAAGTTAAAGTCGGGTTGAGTTGATAGAAGTCAACTCCTAACCCAGATTCTAAGTTAACTCCTAACCTACAACTCAAGTTTTAAATGATCAGCTGTTAATAACTATAGTTTAGATTtgggtttgttttttgttttaattttagacATTTACCTAACAATCAATGGTTAACttcttgaattaaattgatttgttttgataattaaaaatctttatttggaataattttaaaaatattaaatttatttggttttagcTATTAAAAAGATACAATTTACTTAGTCTGctattgttaagaaaaaaatcaagcttaTGTGAGAAAGGAAGGAATAAGAGAATTGATGAATCAGTATTTTTTATTCGATATTTTGTAGCTTGGAAGAGTCCAGTGCAATGTAGATTTGGCAATAAACCAGATTTAATGTTCAACCAATATTTATTGGGTAGGATAAATTGCTAGAACCAATACACTTGAGTTCAATTTAATTGaatctaatataatattaaatctaaAGTAATATCGGTCTGacaaatcacttttttttatctaagttTGGCTACATGACGGTctaattgatcttaaaaatcTAGGACTATAAAGCTCatattaattacataaattGTTTATATCAAAGGTAATAATCTCCCTACATCTAtagatgaaaaataagtttcttAAGGGTTTACCATACTTAACAATTCATTAATGATATATGAtagatatttatctctcattaataatatataagggGTATTTTACCCTCATTAAtgctattaaaataataagacttccccgttcttcttttttctcgaAGACGACTTTAGATAaaagtgatcattttcggttcggttcggtttttatcaaaaaaagtaattaaacctgtttttttttaaaaaaccaaaattagttcaaaccgaccggttttggtttggttcgattattttagaacaaaaatcgGTTCGAACTGATctgtttcggttcggtttggcttggttttttcatgtttggctcatttttttcttgtttggcttgtttttttctatttggattCGGATCGTTtttttttaggcttataaaaccaaaatcaaatcgaactggtcaattttttaaaaattctaatcgaTTGAATCgggtttttttcacggtttgttttttttattatttttttctggttttttttaatttaatcagtttttttatttttttgctcacccctaactTCAGGGATTATATATACCCTATGAACCATCCAGGTAAGAGAGTCAAAACTTTTTCAACTTTAAATAGCTTCCATATATTTCAGATTATTGATcatactaaaatataaaaacaaacacacttatttttagaatttaaggattttttaaatcatttattatCTGTTCCATAAAGTTATTGACTTTATCATAAGATGATTTTTAAGTACTCTTGATTAAGACTATTTTTCCATGTAGTTAggtttttatcattaatttggTACTTCCCGAGCTAAGGAGAGGAAAATAATGTTATTGAACACATTGATTAACCACTATTATCGAAGACTTTATAATTAGAAGGTCTTTAAATACTCTTAAATGTGATTGTTTTTGCAAGTAATTAGATTTTTACCATTATTTTGGTACTTTCCGAaataaggagaagaaaattgtgttCTTAAACATATTGATTAATCActatccaaatattaaataccatattacttgaatattttggattttagaaaaatattagtgtttgtggaatgtttttttcaaaaagtcaTAAATACAATTagttaattcttttttctatttataataattaataacaaataataaagacACTTTTAAATGAGTTAGTAATCTCCCTACCATCACATATATTCTTGTGTGGCCAACCCTCCAACAACTTATTGaccaaataataacaaaaaatatttgtgaaaaAATGGCCACTTAAggctaatttcttttttgcttttaattgtattttagtCATCTTGttgtgcattttaatttttaatttttaatttttaatttttatacctaGTCAAACACCAAATTTCTCCTCACTTGACATTATAATTATGTAAATATCATTGTGAAAATACCAAAGTATCATTTGACTatagttttaattgttttgattatttagaCGTTTTACTATGcggttagaatattttttttttttaatttgataatgaccaatatatttttttttaaaaattcaataccCCAAATTGTAGTGTTAAATTTTTGATGTGAGGGGTAGAACTGTAAAAACACTGTTCAATGAACAATGTTTACACTTTAAAGGTGAATGGCAGTGGATAGatagaaataaatttgatgGTGGTCCATGCAAATACCTCAACAGGCCCAGGCCCATAAAAGACCCGAGGTCCGCTGGCTCAATACAACCGAAACGGCAGCAACACAGAACAGAGCACAACCAATTACCACCCCTCCATGTTCCTGTAATTTCTCACCTTCCAAAAAATATTTCCcgtagaaagaaagaaaatcaaaccctaaaaaaacatgatcgGAGTAGGCAAGATCAAGCAATACTCTAACGTCCTCGAAAAACCTCTCAGCAAAGGCAAACAAGAGGTAACCTTCTTGTTCGAGTTTTCGATCTCTAACCTACTCAAGCCATTGGTGTGGTTTTCATTTGTTTCGAAGTCTTGAGCATTCAATTGATtgttagggattttttttttttgcaggtgaGTTTGAGTGCGTTTGCATTTTTGTTTTCGGAACTTGTCCAGTATAATCAAACACAGGTTGATAACATTGCTGAATTAGAGCGAAGGTGAACATCTTGTTTTTGCAATATTTTCTTACTTCAATTCCATTATGCTCGCAAATTGCTCGATTTTATATAGTTAAGAATGTgtaattgattattttgatgaaaaaaaacagttattttaatctcatattagtatataaattaataaattttagtgTGGTttttgaagtgaaaaaaaagaaggaatggTTGAAACTAGTGTAATTAGAAGTGTTTACTCTAGACACCTGTAATTTAATTTCGTAACTGTTGTACGTGGccttctatttatatattttttttatatcaagtatTCGGGGTGTTGTCACTTGTTATAATAATCTTTGTGAGAAACGGAGCAGGCTAGAGGATGCAGGATATGCTGTGGGGGCTCGAGTTCTGGAACTTCTTTGTCATAGGGACAAGGTATTCACATTGCTAAGGGTTCTCCTTGGAACTCCTGTCACAGTTAAAAATTTGTTGGTCATGCCTATATTAATGCAATTTCTTAGCCACGTTCTCTGAAACAATCACACACATGAGAAGTAGACAAGTTCGGTTAGAAACCTTTTAGTTATTTCTTTGGCAGTAAGCAGCAGGggcattatatatattaatatcatcaCCCCACCCCCAATATAGTGATTATGTTatctggatttttttaatttttctttcagagGCAGCAGGAATATAGGCATTATACATCTGTATCTCTGATCAGAGTTTGTGGGCATGATTGTATATGACTGGGGTTTTGAATTGGGCGTGAGTAGCATGTGATATGAATTGCAGTTTGTGGGTTAGTTGTGAATAATGAATTACTTAATCAATGTTCCTGTGCTAGAATTACTGGGAGAGGAGTCACAGTCCATTTCAGTGCATGAAAGCATGCTTAGATTGCTGAAATTAGAGTAGCTATCTGTTATTTGATCTTCCACTCCACATTTGATGTCTTTAATGGCTCTACATTTTGCTGACTGGATACTTAGAATTTCATGCTGTCCACAGAATTGATACCTTATTTTATGCTGAATGGATTTACTTACGAAATAACTTTTAACATGTTATAGCTAGATCATGACATCAATCCAGAAAATTGCTTTGTTAGCTATCTTAACATCATCAACCTTTAGTTTTTGTCTGTGAAATCTGTGACTTGCTAAACTTTGAGCTTTGCATAGATGTTTATATTCAGTCAAATGCTATAAAGGCACTGTCCATACAGTGAGTCAATGGTGTGGTGTGGTCATTCACTGTAGTTTATTTGCATTTCTCCAAGGATCTCATTTTGCATTTCCCTCCTATCTTTCTCACCCTTGTGGCAACTAGTTTGTGGTTATACAAGGGGTGTGATTTAAGTTGTCTAGAGCTCTGGCTAGCTTGCCTCAGGAGGATTCTATTGAGTAAACTTGCGTGATGTATGATTTGACAAATATGATTTGGCTTCCCTCTGGAAATAGACCAATAGGTTTGCTTCATTGAACTTTAATTTGCATTGCATTTGGTTTCTACAAGTGCTATATCAATGCTTCTTTTGATGCTACAGGGCAACAGAAGGGAAACACGATTGTTGGGTATTTTGTCTTTTGTGCACAGCACTGTGTGGAAAGTGTTATTTGGAAAGGTAAGTTTATTTGCAGTATTTGAAAGTTCAATGACTCCGTAAGTTATATTTTATGTGAAAATGGAAAGTCATACCAGGgtgttttctttattattttatttccatttcTAACCTGCAATTCAGCATGTTTCACCCATTTTTGTCTTCTCAAAGCATTTATTTGTGtacccttttcattttcttttctatacatatggttgaaatataggttcatGAAAAATTCGAAGTTGGACCTTACCTTCCTGCTATCATGTTAGGTAGCTGACTCCCTTGAGAAAGGCACTGAACATGAAGATGAATACATGATCAGCGAAAAGGAGCTCCTTGTCAACAGGTAGTAATTATATCCTTGCCCTTTTTTGTTCAATAATATGACAATTGCTGTCACAAGTAGCTGGATTTGAGGCTATAAGTTATGATCTAGGTGCTGAACTGTCTTTGTGCTGTAGATTCATTTCAATTCCAAAGGACATGGGGACATTTAACTGTGGGGCATTTGTTGCTGGAATAGTAAGGGTAAGTACTAAATTTAATTCATACGACCTTTTGGTTGGCGGAATCTCTTATGAgcttttttctcccttttcccTTTGTAGGGTGTTTTGGATAGTGCAGGTTTTCCAGCTATAGTTACAGCTCATTTTGTACCTATGGAGGGCCAGCAACGACCTAGGACGaccattttgataaaatttgctGAAGAGGTAAGGATTACTTTGTTTCCTTTCCCATTCACTTTGGCAAATGGATCAACAAAGATTGATTTTGCTTTAAATTCTGCCTATTCTATTCCAGTTCTTGCAATATTCTTTCTCATCCCCTGTCTTGAATCCTTGTCATGTTATGTGAAGTTTTGGTTTGCTGCTTTTGAATTGGACTGAAGATTGCAGATAACCTGTTACGAAACTGGATTAACATTTGCATATTACTACTCCAAGGGTATGCATTAGGTGTTCAGTAGAACTGTCCATTTTGGTCaatcaatgaaatttaaaataagtaCTTACATAGGGACATTGCCTTTACTGGTTGCTCCACCCTTGCATTTTTTGGTTGCCGACATCTTTGTGCCCATCTG
The Populus nigra chromosome 3, ddPopNigr1.1, whole genome shotgun sequence genome window above contains:
- the LOC133688502 gene encoding uncharacterized protein LOC133688502; amino-acid sequence: MIGVGKIKQYSNVLEKPLSKGKQEVSLSAFAFLFSELVQYNQTQVDNIAELERRLEDAGYAVGARVLELLCHRDKGNRRETRLLGILSFVHSTVWKVLFGKVADSLEKGTEHEDEYMISEKELLVNRFISIPKDMGTFNCGAFVAGIVRGVLDSAGFPAIVTAHFVPMEGQQRPRTTILIKFAEEVLRREARLG